The genomic DNA TTTTTTGCTTTCCTCTTTTATGGCCTGGATAAGCTTTTTTGCAATGTCCGAATCCCGGTACTCTTCAATATATTTTAACCCCATTGATTTATTTCCTCTGCTTTTATAAACATTTCCAGGTGCGCTGTGACTGAAAGTTTCTGTATTTATTCCGGCCAACGCCTGGCGCCAAACCCCAGGGCCGGTGGGTTTCCGCCCTTCGGGGGTGACGGTTATTTCATGATAGCAGCTGCCGCCAACACCTGGCCCAGGCTGATGCCCCCGTCCCCACAGGGTACCCGGGTATGGGTATAAACCTTAAATTTGTTTTCTTCAAGGGATCTTATCATCCGGGTCAGAATCATATTATTATTAAACACACCCCCGGAGAGTACCACCCGGTCCAGCCCGGTTTCAAGGGATATCCTGGAGGCCGCGGTTGAAAAGGCCTTGACCATGGTCTGGTGGAACCTGGCGCTGATGTCTGCCTTTGCCCGGCCCTGGATCAAGTCCCTGACGATCTGCCGGATACAGGGCATAAGGTTAATTTCAATCCCGTCGCCGGCCTGATCCAAATCAAAGTCACAGGGCTCTTTTTCAGTGGATTGAAAGGCCAGGGCCTCAAGTTCCATGGCGGCCTGGCTTTCATGGGAAATCGTGTGACAAATACCCAGAAGGGAGGATACGGCATCAAACAGGCGGCCTGCACTGGAAGTCAAAGGAGAGTTTAAATTTTTTTCCATCATCTGACAGATAAACCCGAGTTTTTTGCTGTCCGTTTCCCGGATGTATTCCAGATCCAAATCCAAAAATTTCCGGCCAAAGGCCTTGAACAAAACAGATGCAGCCATGCGCCAGGGTTCCAGCACGGCAGCATCCCCGCCGGGCATATGGATATAGGAAAGATGCGCCTTGCGCACAAATTCCCCATGGGTGCAGGCCAGGATCTCCCCGCCCAGATGTGGCCGTCACTGCCATACCCGGTCCCGTCCAGGGTGATGGCAATCACCTGGCCGTCCAGATGATTTTCAGCCATGCAGGAAACGGCATGGGCATGATGGTGCTGGACCGGCACAAGCCCTGTCCCGTCCCCTGCCGATTCCTTGGCATACCGGGTGGAAAAATATCCCGGATGCATGTCATGGGCGATGACAATAGGATGTATATCCATGATTCTTTTGAGATGATCAACGCTTTGAACGTAATAGTCGTTCACCTTCTGATTTTCCAGGTCCCCGATGTGCTGGCTCAAAAAAGCCGACGCCCCCCGGGTCAGGCAGATGGTATTTTTCAGCCCGGCCCCGCAGCCCAGTATGGGCGCAAGATCCATGTGCAGCGAGATGGGCAGGGGGCATATCCCCTGGACCGGCGGATAAACCGCTGTTGCCCTGCCTGGATTCTCGTGATGGAATCATCGGCCCTAAAGTAAATGTCCCGGTCATGGAGCAAAAAATAATCGGCAATATGGGAAAAGGAGTCCAGGGCATCATCATTATCAATGGACAAAGGTTCCCCGGACCGGTTTCCCGAAGTCATGACCAGGATGGAAGGCCCCTTGTCCAGGAGCAGAAAATGTAAAGGCGTATAGGGCAGCATGACCCCCAGGCAGGTATTCACGGGGGCCAGGGCCGGGGACAATCCGGCATCCAATGACTCCTGCCTTTTCTCCAGCAGCACAATGGGACGGTGAAAGGAGTTGAGCAGCTCTTTTTCCTGCCCTGATACATGGACATGGCAGGACAGGGCAGAAGCAGACCGGGCCATGAGGGCAAAGGGTTTATGGGGACGATGTTTCAGCTGCCGCAACCGTTGGACAGCAGCATCATTGGTGGCATCAACGGCCAGGTGAAAGCCCCCCAAGCCCTTGATGCCCAGGATATACCCTTGCCCGAGCAGATCGCCTGCCTTTGCAATGACAGCCCCGGACGGCGTGGTCTGTTCAAGGCTCTGGTTAAGGTTGATTTCCCGCCCCACCGGTCCGTTAAGAACACCCGGGGTCCGCAGACCGGGCAGGCATTGGGCTGGGCATGAAACCTGCGGTCCATGGGATCTTCATACTCTTTTTGGCATTGATCGCACATGTCAAACACGTGCATGGAAGTCTTGGGCCGGTCATAGGGAATGTCCCGGATAATGGTAAACCTGGGTCCGCAGTTGGTACAATTGATAAAAGGATATTCAAACCGGCGGTCTTTGGGGTCGTTCATCTCAAAAAGGCAGTCGGCACAGGTGCAGACATCCGGGGAAATCAGGGTGGACCGGGCCTGGGAGGTGCCGCTTTGAATGATGGTGAATTTATCAAATCCCTGGACCGGAATCTCTTGTTCAGCCACTTGGTCAACCCGGGCCAGCAGGGGATTTTTTTCCCGGATATCCCGGACAAACAATTCAATGGATTCCCATGGTCCTTCCACAAGGGTTTCCACCCCTGCCCCGGTATTGGACACTTCACCGGCCAGGCCGTAGGCTTTGGCCAGGCCGTATAAAAAGGGCCTAAACCCCACCCCCTGGACCACTCCGTTAATTTTTATCCGCCTGGCAGCCCGGTCAGAGTTCATCAATACACCCCTTACCCGGGATCAATGCCAAACCAGATGGATAAATTCTCGTCCAGACACTAGTTCTGCCCGGAATCGGCAGCCAGAATATTTCTCATATCCTCAAGGGTCTGAAGGGCTGCCTCCTCAT from Desulfonema ishimotonii includes the following:
- a CDS encoding Kae1-like domain-containing protein; the encoded protein is MGGEILACTHGEFVRKAHLSYIHMPGGDAAVLEPWRMAASVLFKAFGRKFLDLDLEYIRETDSKKLGFICQMMEKNLNSPLTSSAGRLFDAVSSLLGICHTISHESQAAMELEALAFQSTEKEPCDFDLDQAGDGIEINLMPCIRQIVRDLIQGRAKADISARFHQTMVKAFSTAASRISLETGLDRVVLSGGVFNNNMILTRMIRSLEENKFKVYTHTRVPCGDGGISLGQVLAAAAIMK
- a CDS encoding Sua5/YciO/YrdC/YwlC family protein codes for the protein MGGFHLAVDATNDAAVQRLRQLKHRPHKPFALMARSASALSCHVHVSGQEKELLNSFHRPIVLLEKRQESLDAGLSPALAPVNTCLGVMLPYTPLHFLLLDKGPSILVMTSGNRSGEPLSIDNDDALDSFSHIADYFLLHDRDIYFRADDSITRIQAGQQRFIRRSRGYAPCPSRCTWILRPYWAAGPG
- a CDS encoding acylphosphatase translates to MNSDRAARRIKINGVVQGVGFRPFLYGLAKAYGLAGEVSNTGAGVETLVEGPWESIELFVRDIREKNPLLARVDQVAEQEIPVQGFDKFTIIQSGTSQARSTLISPDVCTCADCLFEMNDPKDRRFEYPFINCTNCGPRFTIIRDIPYDRPKTSMHVFDMCDQCQKEYEDPMDRRFHAQPNACPVCGPRVFLTDRWGGKSTLTRALNRPRRPGLSLQRQAICSGKGISWASRAWGAFTWPLMPPMMLLSNGCGS